The following coding sequences are from one Vulpes vulpes isolate BD-2025 chromosome 12, VulVul3, whole genome shotgun sequence window:
- the LOC140594873 gene encoding interferon alpha-1/2, with translation MALPCSFSLALVLLSCHSLCCLACDLPDAHGLRNWRVLTLLGQMRRLSAGSCDHDTNDFAFPKELFDGQRLQEAQALSVVHVMTQKVFHLFCPDTSSAPWNMTLLEELCSGLSEQLDDLEACPLQEAGLAETPLMHEDSTLRTYFQRISLYLQDKNHSPCAWEMVRAEIGRSFFSSTILQERIRRRK, from the coding sequence atggccctgccctgctccttctcgctggccctggtgctgctcagctgccactccctgtgctgtCTGGCTTGCGACCTGCCCGACGCCCACGGCCTGCGCAACTGGAGGGTCCTGACGCTCCtgggacagatgaggagactctcCGCCGGCTCCTGTGACCACGACACCAATGACTTTGCCTTCCCCAAGGAGCTGTTTGATGGCCAGCGGCTCCAGGAGGCGCAGGCCCTCTCTGTGGTCCACGTGATGACCCAGAAGGTCTTCCACCTCTTCTGCCCGGACACGTCCTCCGCTCCTTGGAACATGACTCTCCTGGAGGAACTGTGCTCGGGGCTCTCGGAGCAGCTGGATGACCTGgaggcctgtcccctgcaggaggcggggctggccGAGACCCCCCTCAtgcatgaggactccaccctgaggacctacttccaaaggatctccctctacctgcaagaCAAGAACCACAGCCCGTGTGCCTGGGAGATGGTCCGAGCAGAAATCGGGAGATCCTTCTTCTCCTCGACAATCttgcaagaaagaatcaggaggaggaaatga
- the LOC140594870 gene encoding interferon alpha-1/2-like, which yields MENASVAYLSPTHEGRCSEKLEPRFPHLPSAARPTAPAGSPMALPCSFSLALVLLSCHSLCCLACDLPDAHGLRNWRVLTLLGQMRRLSAGSCDHDTNDFAFPKELFDGQRLQEAQALSVVHVMTQKVFHLFCPDTSSAPWNMTLLEELCSGLSEQLDDLEACPLQEAGLAETPLMHEDSTLRTYFQRISLYLQDKNHSPCAWEMVRAEIGRSFFSSTILQERIRRRK from the coding sequence atggaaaacgcGTCTGTTGCCTACTTAAGCCCCACACACGAgggaagatgctcagagaagctggagccgcggttcccacacttgcccagcgcagccaggcccacagcccctgcaggatccccgatggccctgccctgctccttctcgctggccctggtgctgctcagctgccactccctgtgctgtCTGGCTTGCGACCTGCCCGACGCCCACGGCCTGCGCAACTGGAGGGTCCTGACGCTCCtgggacagatgaggagactctcCGCCGGCTCCTGTGACCACGACACCAATGACTTTGCCTTCCCCAAGGAGCTGTTTGATGGCCAGCGGCTCCAGGAGGCGCAGGCCCTCTCTGTGGTCCACGTGATGACCCAGAAGGTCTTCCACCTCTTCTGCCCGGACACGTCCTCCGCTCCTTGGAACATGACTCTCCTGGAGGAACTGTGCTCGGGGCTCTCGGAGCAGCTGGATGACCTGgaggcctgtcccctgcaggaggcggggctggccGAGACCCCCCTCAtgcatgaggactccaccctgaggacctacttccaaaggatctccctctacctgcaagaCAAGAACCACAGCCCGTGTGCCTGGGAGATGGTCCGAGCAGAAATCGGGAGATCCTTCTTCTCCTCGACAATCttgcaagaaagaatcaggaggaggaaatga